The proteins below come from a single Halobacteriovorax sp. DA5 genomic window:
- the gspD gene encoding type II secretion system secretin GspD gives MKKLFLNLSALSLLCLAADPAQAQFRQFKSKTKVNRDANPSAASLLDSSNAESGSDAFGRTATQPKKTDDAYVNLNPETAFGPEIVTSFDFEDTSLQDLTKHMQKLTGLNLIIDKDLKGKISISAPTPITVGDAWKAYLAALNMNGLTMVKSGAFYKIVQARDIRYIPTKIYTGNYVPETENYLMKIIALKNIDSTEVSRSFRPFMSRYGRIIEIKQTNTIIIQDTGSNINRLMSLIKFIDVPGHEETLQIIPVKNTSASEIAKLLDKILKDDTSKKTASRRSSDGGGQIISKLTAEPRTNSIIAMANSSGAKRLKELINKLDVELVASNNEQIHVYYLYHGDAEDMSKTLSELVSGSKSNSSSSRRTSRFSRTATEDNNELFNAEVRITADKSNNALVVTASPTDWLTLEKVIKKLDQPKDQVFIEGLVMETNISKSRDLGVSIVGAYGSGAADRAGSIHGTSGSVLTQLISGTWTSIGGLFAGVGLGNEIETEINGQTVKIDSVNALISAIASNGDTNVLSTPQLLVLDNTEGIFEVGEKIPVPKESQASNGSTTTSLDTQNVTLKMKITPQINKVTRYIKLKIDQNFEDFSSRALPSGVASVGVGTVVRSAVTTVTVRDRDTIAMGGMMRDKTTDSVSKVPLLGDIPVLGWLFKNTTTQTEKLNMLMFLTPKILDNYQEDIASTVKESLNRRASHLKEFHGEKDPFKSTAKGLYNKAQKQEQGPLYDEQRNKYYKQQNQDSVMNDSVIEPGYNDVVQKVNAKKSAPKKAPAIKVKSSDKEVVIKK, from the coding sequence ATGAAGAAACTATTTTTAAATCTCTCAGCGCTATCTTTACTTTGTCTTGCAGCAGACCCTGCTCAAGCACAGTTTAGACAATTCAAATCAAAAACCAAGGTTAATCGCGATGCGAATCCTTCGGCAGCTAGCCTACTCGATAGCAGCAATGCAGAGTCAGGAAGTGATGCATTTGGAAGAACTGCAACTCAGCCTAAGAAAACTGATGATGCTTACGTTAACTTAAATCCAGAGACTGCTTTTGGTCCAGAGATTGTTACAAGTTTTGACTTCGAAGACACTTCTCTTCAAGACCTAACTAAGCACATGCAAAAACTTACAGGTTTAAATCTGATTATCGACAAAGACCTAAAAGGAAAGATTTCTATTTCTGCACCAACACCTATTACTGTTGGTGATGCATGGAAAGCATATTTAGCAGCACTGAATATGAATGGCCTAACGATGGTTAAATCTGGTGCATTCTACAAAATTGTACAAGCTAGAGATATTCGCTACATCCCTACTAAAATCTACACAGGTAACTATGTTCCAGAAACAGAAAACTACCTAATGAAGATTATTGCCCTTAAAAATATTGATTCGACAGAAGTTTCACGCTCGTTTAGACCATTTATGTCTCGTTACGGACGAATCATTGAAATCAAACAAACAAATACTATTATTATTCAAGATACTGGTTCTAACATTAATCGTTTAATGAGTTTAATTAAATTCATCGATGTTCCTGGCCACGAAGAAACACTACAGATCATCCCTGTTAAGAATACTTCGGCATCAGAAATTGCAAAGCTACTTGATAAGATTCTAAAAGATGATACTTCTAAGAAAACTGCCTCAAGAAGAAGCTCTGATGGTGGTGGACAGATCATCTCAAAATTAACGGCAGAGCCACGTACAAACTCGATTATTGCCATGGCAAACTCAAGTGGAGCAAAGAGACTTAAGGAACTAATCAATAAGCTAGATGTTGAATTAGTTGCTTCTAATAACGAACAAATTCATGTTTACTACCTCTACCACGGAGATGCTGAAGATATGTCTAAGACACTATCTGAGCTAGTAAGTGGATCAAAATCGAATTCTTCAAGCTCAAGAAGAACTTCTCGTTTTTCTAGAACAGCAACTGAAGATAATAACGAATTATTTAATGCAGAAGTTAGAATTACTGCAGACAAGTCTAATAATGCTCTTGTTGTAACTGCCTCTCCTACTGACTGGCTTACACTTGAAAAAGTTATTAAGAAACTAGATCAACCAAAAGACCAAGTATTTATCGAAGGTCTAGTGATGGAAACAAATATCTCTAAATCACGTGATCTTGGTGTCTCTATCGTTGGTGCATACGGATCAGGTGCTGCAGACCGTGCTGGTTCAATTCACGGAACTTCAGGCTCTGTTCTGACACAACTTATTTCTGGAACTTGGACATCAATTGGTGGTCTATTTGCCGGTGTTGGTCTAGGAAATGAAATTGAAACAGAGATCAATGGTCAAACAGTGAAAATTGATTCAGTAAACGCACTTATTTCTGCAATTGCAAGTAACGGAGACACAAACGTACTCTCTACTCCTCAATTATTAGTTCTAGATAATACAGAAGGTATTTTTGAAGTTGGTGAAAAGATTCCTGTACCTAAAGAGAGCCAGGCATCTAATGGTTCAACAACGACTTCACTAGACACACAAAATGTTACTTTAAAGATGAAGATAACTCCTCAAATTAACAAGGTAACAAGATATATCAAACTAAAAATTGACCAAAACTTTGAAGATTTCTCAAGTAGGGCCCTTCCTTCTGGTGTAGCATCAGTTGGTGTTGGTACAGTCGTAAGAAGTGCTGTAACAACTGTAACTGTTCGTGATCGCGACACAATTGCAATGGGTGGTATGATGAGAGACAAGACAACTGATTCAGTAAGTAAAGTTCCTCTACTTGGTGATATTCCAGTTCTTGGTTGGCTATTTAAGAATACGACGACACAAACTGAGAAACTAAATATGCTAATGTTCTTAACGCCAAAAATTCTTGATAACTATCAAGAAGATATTGCGAGTACAGTTAAAGAAAGCTTAAATCGTCGTGCTTCTCACCTAAAAGAGTTCCACGGTGAAAAAGATCCATTTAAGTCGACTGCTAAAGGTCTTTACAACAAGGCCCAAAAACAAGAGCAAGGTCCTCTTTATGATGAGCAACGTAACAAGTATTACAAGCAACAAAACCAAGATAGCGTGATGAATGACTCTGTTATTGAGCCTGGCTACAATGATGTCGTTCAAAAAGTAAATGCGAAGAAATCAGCTCCTAAGAAGGCCCCTGCTATAAAAGTAAAGTCTTCAGATAAAGAAGTTGTGATTAAGAAGTAA